A genomic stretch from Flavobacterium humidisoli includes:
- a CDS encoding DUF4249 domain-containing protein, which translates to MNRALALLSLLFVFSFASCEDVVNLDLETGETKLVIDAEIIWKKGTDGKEQTIKISKTAPYYNNSTPKVSGAQVRVENSNGDVFTFNETEAGVYKCTNFIPVIDADYKLFIDAEGQSFTATEKLTSATPINKIEQKIVPDFGGEDVIELTFYYNDPADQVNFYVTDYQSEFLIYPEYEITNDEFYNGNEISTRYSHEDMKPGNTVKITHRGVSKNFFNYWKLILEASSSNPFSVPPGNIRGNIINTSDANNFAFGYFRLCEADQIDYLLK; encoded by the coding sequence ATGAACAGAGCACTAGCATTACTAAGTCTTCTTTTTGTTTTTTCTTTTGCTTCTTGCGAAGATGTAGTCAATCTAGATCTAGAAACTGGCGAAACGAAACTGGTTATCGATGCCGAAATTATCTGGAAAAAAGGAACTGATGGAAAGGAGCAAACTATAAAAATTAGTAAAACAGCTCCTTACTACAACAATTCTACGCCAAAAGTTTCTGGTGCGCAAGTACGAGTAGAAAACAGTAATGGAGATGTTTTTACCTTTAACGAAACTGAGGCAGGAGTTTACAAATGCACCAATTTTATTCCTGTAATCGATGCCGATTATAAATTATTTATTGATGCCGAAGGGCAAAGTTTTACCGCAACAGAAAAGTTAACTTCTGCAACTCCGATTAATAAAATTGAACAAAAAATTGTTCCTGATTTTGGAGGAGAAGATGTTATAGAATTGACTTTTTATTACAACGATCCAGCAGATCAGGTTAATTTTTATGTAACCGATTATCAAAGCGAATTCCTGATTTATCCTGAATATGAGATTACAAATGATGAATTTTACAACGGAAACGAAATCAGTACAAGATATTCTCATGAAGATATGAAACCAGGAAATACGGTAAAAATTACGCATAGAGGCGTTTCTAAAAACTTCTTCAATTACTGGAAATTAATTTTGGAAGCTTCCAGTTCAAATCCTTTTTCTGTTCCTCCAGGAAACATTAGAGGAAATATTATAAATACTTCTGATGCTAATAATTTTGCCTTTGGGTATTTTAGACTTTGTGAAGCAGATCAGATTGATTATTTACTGAAATAA
- a CDS encoding GNAT family N-acetyltransferase, translated as MIFNLQPVLENDLCILYPLEEKDFDDLYKAASDPKIWEQHPNKDRWKKEVFENFFEGAMKSKGAFKIINKETEEVVGSTRFYDFDQEDDSIFIGYTFYAVSCWGKGFNLSVKNTMLDYLFQYVSKVKFHIGSENIRSQVAISRVGAKKVAEEEVAYFGEKPKLNFVYQINKEDWKIQKP; from the coding sequence ATGATTTTTAATTTACAACCCGTGTTAGAAAATGATCTTTGTATTCTATATCCTTTAGAAGAAAAAGATTTTGATGATTTATATAAAGCAGCTTCAGATCCTAAAATTTGGGAACAGCATCCTAATAAAGACAGATGGAAAAAAGAAGTCTTTGAAAATTTTTTTGAAGGAGCCATGAAAAGTAAAGGCGCTTTTAAAATAATAAACAAAGAAACAGAAGAAGTTGTTGGAAGCACCCGATTTTACGATTTTGATCAAGAAGACGACAGCATTTTTATAGGCTATACTTTTTATGCTGTTTCGTGCTGGGGAAAAGGGTTTAACTTAAGTGTGAAAAATACGATGCTGGATTATCTTTTTCAATATGTTTCGAAAGTGAAATTTCATATTGGTTCAGAAAATATCAGATCACAAGTTGCAATCTCTAGAGTAGGAGCCAAAAAAGTTGCGGAAGAAGAAGTGGCTTATTTTGGCGAAAAACCGAAATTGAATTTTGTATATCAAATAAATAAAGAGGATTGGAAAATACAAAAGCCTTAA
- a CDS encoding MgtC/SapB family protein produces the protein MEIEIIIRLLLAAFWGALIGAEREYRGKAAGLRTTIMISVGACFFTLMSEWIGGPGNPDRIASNIVTGLGFLCAGVIFRSDSHVSGITTAATIWSVAAVSMGVGAGYYFASACAALMILSILTLLTFLQNKIDFINEHKTLRITFKRSDDGHARCKELFSAYGVKSKLLTQRRNLDHVVLEWQIHGSKYALESLYASLLQDPIFEELVL, from the coding sequence ATGGAAATCGAAATCATCATAAGATTGCTTTTAGCAGCGTTTTGGGGAGCTCTAATTGGTGCCGAAAGAGAATATAGAGGAAAAGCCGCTGGGCTTCGCACCACAATAATGATATCGGTCGGAGCTTGTTTCTTTACCTTGATGTCAGAATGGATTGGCGGACCAGGAAATCCGGATCGTATAGCTTCTAATATTGTTACAGGTTTAGGTTTTCTTTGTGCGGGAGTAATCTTTAGATCAGATAGCCATGTTTCGGGCATTACAACAGCCGCAACAATATGGTCGGTTGCAGCGGTAAGTATGGGAGTAGGAGCGGGCTATTATTTTGCATCGGCTTGTGCGGCATTGATGATTCTTTCGATTCTTACGCTGCTTACCTTTCTTCAGAATAAAATAGATTTCATTAACGAACATAAAACTCTTCGAATAACCTTTAAACGTTCTGATGATGGTCATGCAAGATGTAAGGAACTTTTTTCGGCCTATGGTGTAAAATCAAAATTATTGACACAGCGCCGTAATTTGGATCATGTAGTTTTAGAATGGCAGATACATGGTTCTAAATATGCTTTAGAATCTTTGTATGCTTCACTTTTGCAGGATCCTATTTTTGAAGAATTGGTATTATAA
- a CDS encoding nucleotide pyrophosphohydrolase: MDKYKIVIEELLKFRNERDWEQFHDSKNLALAISIEAAELNELFLWKKDSESENINIEKIKEELADILSYSFLLAEKHNLNVFDIVLDKIKLNAEKYPVEKAKGTAKKYNEL, translated from the coding sequence ATGGATAAATATAAAATAGTTATTGAAGAATTATTAAAATTTAGAAATGAAAGAGATTGGGAACAGTTCCATGATTCTAAAAATTTAGCATTAGCTATATCAATTGAAGCTGCCGAATTAAACGAACTTTTTTTGTGGAAAAAAGATTCTGAATCAGAAAATATAAATATTGAAAAAATTAAAGAAGAATTAGCAGATATACTTTCCTATTCCTTTTTGCTCGCTGAGAAACATAACCTTAATGTTTTTGATATAGTTTTAGATAAAATTAAATTAAATGCTGAGAAATATCCTGTAGAAAAAGCAAAAGGAACTGCAAAAAAATACAATGAATTATGA